The Xanthomonas sontii genome contains a region encoding:
- a CDS encoding AAA family ATPase produces the protein MSTAVLRQHAEHQYAEELEELRRQDNRQRPANWQLSPWAVVTYLLGGTLENGFVVSPKYIGDRRLMEVAVATIATDRALLLFGVPGTAKSWVSEHMTAAISGDSTLLVQGTAGTSEEQIRYGWNYAQLLANGPSEKALVPSPLMQAMRLGKIARIEELTRIPADVQDALITVLSEKTLPIPELGSEVQAVRGFSVIATANNRDKGVNELSSALKRRFNTVILPVPSSEEDEVAIVRKRVAEMGAALDLPAEPPALQEVARVVRIFRELRNGVTEDGKAKLKSPTATLSTAEAISVINNGMALAGHFGDGVLRPGDMAAGMIGAIVKDPVQDALVWKEYLETVVKEREDWKDLYRAFREQA, from the coding sequence ATGAGCACTGCCGTCCTGCGCCAGCACGCCGAACATCAATACGCCGAGGAACTGGAGGAACTGCGCCGCCAGGACAACCGCCAGCGGCCTGCCAACTGGCAGCTGTCGCCCTGGGCGGTGGTGACCTACCTGCTCGGCGGCACGCTGGAGAACGGCTTCGTGGTCAGCCCCAAGTACATCGGCGACCGCCGCCTGATGGAAGTGGCCGTGGCGACCATCGCCACCGATCGCGCCCTGCTGCTGTTCGGCGTACCGGGCACCGCCAAGTCCTGGGTGTCCGAACACATGACCGCGGCGATCAGCGGCGATTCCACGCTGCTGGTGCAGGGCACCGCCGGCACCAGCGAAGAGCAGATCCGCTACGGCTGGAACTATGCGCAGCTGCTGGCCAACGGGCCCAGCGAGAAGGCGCTGGTGCCGAGCCCGCTGATGCAGGCCATGCGCCTGGGCAAGATCGCCCGCATCGAGGAGCTCACCCGCATTCCGGCCGACGTGCAGGACGCGCTGATCACCGTGCTGTCGGAAAAGACCCTGCCGATCCCGGAGCTGGGCAGCGAAGTGCAGGCGGTGCGCGGCTTCAGCGTGATCGCCACCGCCAACAACCGCGACAAGGGCGTCAACGAACTGTCCAGCGCGCTGAAGCGCCGCTTCAACACCGTGATCCTGCCGGTGCCGTCCAGCGAGGAGGACGAAGTGGCGATCGTGCGCAAGCGCGTGGCCGAAATGGGCGCGGCGCTGGACCTGCCGGCCGAGCCGCCGGCGCTGCAGGAAGTGGCGCGGGTGGTGCGCATCTTCCGCGAGTTGCGCAATGGCGTGACCGAAGACGGCAAGGCCAAGCTGAAGAGCCCGACCGCCACGCTCTCCACCGCCGAGGCCATTTCCGTGATTAACAACGGCATGGCCCTGGCCGGCCATTTCGGCGACGGCGTGTTGCGCCCCGGCGACATGGCCGCCGGCATGATCGGCGCCATCGTCAAGGATCCGGTGCAGGACGCGCTGGTGTGGAAGGAATACCTGGAAACCGTGGTGAAGGAGCGCGAGGACTGGAAGGACCTGTACCGCGCGTTCCGCGAGCAGGCCTGA